The Nicotiana tabacum cultivar K326 chromosome 14, ASM71507v2, whole genome shotgun sequence genome contains a region encoding:
- the LOC107773860 gene encoding cyclic phosphodiesterase-like, protein MLHNIFLIRFLSFLGLIGISLLFYSVLIETDPMQEVQLNEAAEIKKLEVYSVWALPSEDVRERLKKLMGGLRSEFGGPQFEPHVTVVGAIRLTEDEARDKFRKGCEGVKAYNATVEKVDTGTFFYQCVYLLLHSTNEVVEASARCCSNFGYNSSSPYMPHASLLYGDLTDEEKKKAQEKAYILDESIGNLSFRISRLALYKTDTEDKSLKSWEKIEEYSLSPN, encoded by the exons ATGCTTCATAACATTTTTCTAATCAGATTCCTTAGTTTTCTTGGCCTAATTGGTATTTCACTACTGTTCTATTCAGTTCTCATTGAAACAGATCCAATGCAGGAGGTACAACTCAATGAAGCAGCAGAGATCAAGAAGCTGGAAGTTTATTCTGTGTGGGCACTTCCATCGGAAGACGTGAGGGAGAGGCTGAAAAAGTTGATGGGTGGTCTCCGATCAGAGTTTGGTGGGCCCCAATTTGAGCCTCACGTGACTGTTGTAGGAGCAATTCGGTTGACTGAGGATGAGGCACGTGACAAGTTCAGAAAGGGATGTGAAGGTGTAAAGGCGTATAATGCTACTGTTGAGAAAGTTGATACTGGAACTTTCTTTTATCAGTGTGTTTACCTTTTGCTTCATTCAACCAAtgag GTTGTGGAGGCTAGTGCACGCTGCTGCAGCAACTTTGGTTACAACAGCTCAAGTC CGTATATGCCTCATGCGAGCCTGCTTTATGGCGATTTGacagatgaagaaaagaagaaagctCAAGAAAAGGCTTATATACTTGATGAGAGCATTGGCAACTTGAGCTTCCGGATATCTCGCCTTGCATTGTATAAAACAGACACTGAAGACAAAAGCCTCAAATCGTGGGAGAAGATCGAAGAATACAGTCTCAGCCCTAACTAG